In Carya illinoinensis cultivar Pawnee chromosome 7, C.illinoinensisPawnee_v1, whole genome shotgun sequence, the following are encoded in one genomic region:
- the LOC122316672 gene encoding caffeoylshikimate esterase-like isoform X2 — MLCLGLTTKDMDGLRVLVATSRSSKTSLMTAMISSSQLAEEYRNKCRFLYGESMGGAVALLLHKKDPSFWNGAVLAAPMCKISEKVKPHPVIVNILIRVVDIIPKWKIVPTKDVIDAAFKDPIKREEIRSNKLIYQDKPRLKTALEMLRTSMSLEESLEEVTLPFFVLHGEADTVTDPEVSRALYEQASSVDKTIKLYPGMWHGLTSGEPDENVEIVFADIIAWLGKHTSDDNAVTVRPTHHPFNNGIEIAVASAASPAKINRRKQSSSYLCGLRGRRRMFHHSAM; from the exons ATGCTGTGTTTGGGATTGACTACGAAGGACATGGACGGTCTAAGGGTGCTCGTTGCTACATCAAGAAGTTCGAAAACATCGTTAATGACTGCTATGATTTCTTCAAGTCAGTTAGCA GAAGAGTACAGGAATAAGTGCAGGTTCTTGTATGGAGAGTCGATGGGAGGGGCAGTGGCCCTACTTTTGCATAAAAAGGACCCTTCTTTTTGGAATGGTGCTGTTCTTGCTGCACCCATGTGTaag ATTTCGGAGAAAGTGAAGCCACACCCTGTGATTGTGAATATCTTGATACGAGTTGTAGATATTATTCCAAAGTGGAAGATAGTTCCCACAAAGGATGTCATCGATGCGGCCTTCAAAGACCCTATCAAGCGAGAAGAA ATAAGGAGCAACAAGTTGATTTACCAAGACAAGCCTAGGCTGAAAACTGCACTAGAGATGCTGAGAACAAGCATGAGCCTTGAAGAGAGTTTAGAGGAG GTGACCCTtccattctttgtgttgcatgGGGAGGCAGATACAGTGACAGACCCAGAAGTAAGCAGGGCATTGTACGAGCAAGCCAGCAGCGTAGACAAGACCATAAAATTGTACCCAGGAATGTGGCACGGTTTAACGTCTGGAGAGCCCGACGAGAACGTCGAGATTGTGTTTGCGGACATCATAGCTTGGCTTGGCAAGCACACAAGCGATGACAACGCTGTCACCGTTCGACCAACTCACCACCCATTTAACAATGGCATTGAGATAGCCGTCGCCTCCGCCGCATCTCCTGCCAAAATAAACAGACGAAAACAAAGCAGCAGCTATCTTTGTGGATTGAGGGGACGGCGCCGGATGTTCCATCATTCTGCTATGTAG
- the LOC122316534 gene encoding outer envelope pore protein 16-4, chloroplastic — MEDELYGVVPCSSLAVDSILRVGTAGAIWGLCMGPYDARQKGLTGVARASFVAKSVGKFGFQCGLVAGIYTMTRCGIQRYRGRNDWVNGLVAGAVAGAAVAARTRSWTQVVGVAGMVSALSAAADYARTS, encoded by the exons ATGGAAGACGAGCTCTATGGCGTCGTTCCGTGCTCCTCCCTCGCTGTTGACTCCATCCTCCGCGTCGGAACG gcCGGCGCAATATGGGGCTTGTGTATGGGTCCTTACGATGCTCGTCAGAAAG GACTTACCGGAGTTGCTCGTGCTTCTTTTGTA GCGAAGTCGGTTGGCAAATTCGGCTTTCAATGTG GACTTGTTGCTGGAATTTATACTATGACTCGTTGTGGGATTCAAAGATATCGGGGGCGGAATGATTGG GTGAATGGTTTGGTTGCGGGTGCTGTAGCAGGGGCAGCTGTTGCTGCTAGGACACGTAGCTGGACACAGGTAGTTGGGGTGGCTGGTATGGTTTCTGCCCTCAGTGCTGCTGCAGACTATGCTAGAACATCTTGA
- the LOC122316672 gene encoding caffeoylshikimate esterase-like isoform X1 encodes MEQLVYQEEYIRNPRGVQLFTCRWLPFSSPDALVFLCHGYGMECSGFMRECGIRLARAGYAVFGIDYEGHGRSKGARCYIKKFENIVNDCYDFFKSVSMQEEYRNKCRFLYGESMGGAVALLLHKKDPSFWNGAVLAAPMCKISEKVKPHPVIVNILIRVVDIIPKWKIVPTKDVIDAAFKDPIKREEIRSNKLIYQDKPRLKTALEMLRTSMSLEESLEEVTLPFFVLHGEADTVTDPEVSRALYEQASSVDKTIKLYPGMWHGLTSGEPDENVEIVFADIIAWLGKHTSDDNAVTVRPTHHPFNNGIEIAVASAASPAKINRRKQSSSYLCGLRGRRRMFHHSAM; translated from the exons ATGGAGCAGCTTGTATATCAAGAA GAATATATAAGAAATCCAAGAGGAGTGCAGCTCTTTACTTGCAGATGGCTGCCTTTCTCTTCTCCAGACGCTCTTGTTTTCCTTTGCCATG GTTATGGCATGGAGTGCAGCGGTTTCATGAGAG AATGTGGGATCCGGCTTGCGCGGGCGGGATATGCTGTGTTTGGGATTGACTACGAAGGACATGGACGGTCTAAGGGTGCTCGTTGCTACATCAAGAAGTTCGAAAACATCGTTAATGACTGCTATGATTTCTTCAAGTCAGTTAGCA TGCAGGAAGAGTACAGGAATAAGTGCAGGTTCTTGTATGGAGAGTCGATGGGAGGGGCAGTGGCCCTACTTTTGCATAAAAAGGACCCTTCTTTTTGGAATGGTGCTGTTCTTGCTGCACCCATGTGTaag ATTTCGGAGAAAGTGAAGCCACACCCTGTGATTGTGAATATCTTGATACGAGTTGTAGATATTATTCCAAAGTGGAAGATAGTTCCCACAAAGGATGTCATCGATGCGGCCTTCAAAGACCCTATCAAGCGAGAAGAA ATAAGGAGCAACAAGTTGATTTACCAAGACAAGCCTAGGCTGAAAACTGCACTAGAGATGCTGAGAACAAGCATGAGCCTTGAAGAGAGTTTAGAGGAG GTGACCCTtccattctttgtgttgcatgGGGAGGCAGATACAGTGACAGACCCAGAAGTAAGCAGGGCATTGTACGAGCAAGCCAGCAGCGTAGACAAGACCATAAAATTGTACCCAGGAATGTGGCACGGTTTAACGTCTGGAGAGCCCGACGAGAACGTCGAGATTGTGTTTGCGGACATCATAGCTTGGCTTGGCAAGCACACAAGCGATGACAACGCTGTCACCGTTCGACCAACTCACCACCCATTTAACAATGGCATTGAGATAGCCGTCGCCTCCGCCGCATCTCCTGCCAAAATAAACAGACGAAAACAAAGCAGCAGCTATCTTTGTGGATTGAGGGGACGGCGCCGGATGTTCCATCATTCTGCTATGTAG
- the LOC122316452 gene encoding UDP-glucuronic acid decarboxylase 2-like, protein MGSELIFRGHESQPASDTYSPKRPKPWLSVTRPIRYMLREQRLVFVLVGIAIATLIFSLLPSSSPPRVSYGHGYVPIHETNFNSDPNRMLHDRPALYEHRSAFQMYNSGGKVPLGLKRKGLRIVVTGGAGFVGSHLVDRLMERGDSVIVVDNFFTGRKENVMHHFGNPRFELIRHDVVEPLLLEVDQIYHLACPASPVHYKFNPVKTIKTNVVGTLNMLGLAKRVGARFLLTSTSEVYGDPLQHPQVETYWGNVNPIGVRSCYDEGKRTAETLTMDYHRGAEVEVRIARIFNTYGPRMCIDDGRVVSNFVAQALRKEPLTVYGDGKQTRSFQYVSDLVEGLMRLMEGEHVGPFNLGNPGEFTMLELARVVQETIDPDAKIEYKPNTEDDPHKRKPDITKAKELLGWEPKVELRKGLPLMVSDFRKRIFGDHKEGVSTTTM, encoded by the exons ATGGGTTCGGAGCTGATTTTCAGAGGCCATGAGAGCCAACCCGCGTCGGACACGTACTCGCCGAAGCGGCCGAAGCCGTGGCTCTCCGTAACGCGTCCGATTCGGTACATGCTTCGGGAGCAACGGCTCGTCTTCGTCCTCGTTGGCATTGCTATAGCGACCCTCATTTTCAGTCTCCTCCCCTCCTCCTCTCCGCCCAGAGTCTCGTACGGGCACGGATATGTCCCGATCCATGAGACCAACTTCAACTCCGACCCGAACCGGATGCTCCACGACAGGCCCGCTCTTTACGAGCACCGTTCCGCCTTCCAGATGTACAACTCGGGCGGGAAGGTACCTCTGGGGCTGAAACGCAAGGGGCTCCGGATCGTGGTAACGGGTGGGGCCGGGTTCGTCGGGTCCCATCTAGTGGACCGTCTGATGGAGCGAGGAGATAGCGTGATCGTCGTCGATAACTTCTTCACGGGTAGGAAAGAGAACGTGATGCACCACTTCGGGAACCCCAGGTTCGAGCTCATCCGGCACGATGTCGTCGAGCCTCTCCTGCTAGAAGTCGACCAGATCTACCACCTCGCTTGCCCTGCCTCTCCCGTCCACTACAAGTTCAACCCCGTCAAGACCATC AAGACCAATGTGGTGGGAACCCTGAACATGCTTGGGCTGGCAAAGAGGGTCGGTGCTCGGTTTTTGTTAACGAGCACCAGTGAGGTGTACGGAGATCCCCTGCAGCACCCCCAGGTCGAAACCTACTGGGGAAACGTCAATCCCATCG GTGTTAGAAGTTGTTACGATGAGGGAAAGCGTACAGCTGAAACGTTGACCATGGACTATCATAGAGGTGCAGAAGTTGAG GTTAGGATTGCGAGAATATTTAACACCTACGGGCCTAGAATGTGCATCGATGATGGTCGTGTCGTTAGCAACTTTGTTGCCCAG GCATTAAGAAAGGAGCCTTTGACTGTTTATGGTGACGGGAAGCAGACTAGGAGCTTCCAATATGTATCTGACCTG GTGGAGGGTCTGATGCGCCTTATGGAAGGAGAACATGTGGGACCTTTCAATCTTGGAAATCCGGGTGAATTCACCATGCTTGAGCTTGCTCGT GTGGTCCAGGAAACAATTGACCCGGATGCAAAGATAGAGTACAAACCCAACACAGAGGATGACCCACACAAGAGGAAGCCTGATATCACCAAGGCTAAAGAGCTACTTGGTTGGGAACCAAAGGTGGAACTTCGCAAGGGCCTTCCTCTGATGGTCTCGGACTTCCGGAAACGCATCTTTGGAGACCACAAGGAAGGCGTTTCCACAACCACCATGTAA